The DNA sequence TTAAGCGGATAATGACAGACACGTTTTTCCACATTTGTTATTGTCCTTAATTAGTAGACAATGTCAACTGTTTAAAGTTTGTATTTTAAAATTAATTTTTACGGTCTTGCGCATAACGAACTAGTGGAGACGACGTTCCTCGTAGCTGAGCCTACGTAGTAGGCGTTAGCGTCGGCGCGCTTCTTGCGAGCGCAAGAAAGCGTGACGGAGAGGAATGTGCCGCAGGCCAAGCGAGGCCATAAGTGCCGAAGCGCAGCGTTTCCACGCTGTTATGCGAAGGATGTAGTTATTTGCAATTATCAGAATAATTTATATTTCGTGTAATTGTTATTTCAGATTGCCTATTTTCGTTGTATGAAAAACGCAATTGATAGTAAACGGACTTTAGTGGTTTATCACTGTTTTTATCGTACTCACAAATTGTGAGATTATTGGATTCGAGATGCCAGCCAATAGCATCTCTTTCAAATTTGTCAAATTGATAGTTTTTAATTTCACTACTACTACAATTCAAGGCGATCAGAAAAGCTTCATGTAAGGATACGTTTAAATTAATTATAGATTTTGTTCGGATATCTTTTCCGTTAATTCCGGACGAAGTAGAAGTCGCATAAACAATATCTTTATTGTAAAATGATTTGAGTGTTTTTCCACAGTGTTCACCGTATTCAGAAATACACCAGTTTTCCTCTTTCTTTTTTATAATTTTTCCATAATTTGATTCTACATAATTTTGAAAATTATTACAAATCATTGGAATAGTTGGTAATTTACTCAGTAATCCAGAAAAGACAAAGCCTAAAGTATTATCCACTGAGACTTTTACCATTGGAGCATTGATTCCAAAGTAATTTTGCATATCCGTATTAGCTATTTCTTTGAATACAATCTTAGTATTTCATGGTAAGTATTTAATAATATGATTTTCGCAATCATCAGGATCAAATTGATTACATATTTCTTTGTACAAATATAATCCATTTGGCGAAAAAACTGTTAGGATATCTCCAGTTTTCCATTCTGGTTTAAACTCCTTTTGTTCATTTTCAATATACTGAGTACTCAGTATGGACGGTAGAAGGATTAATATTAATGTTTATAGTTTTTGTTTCATAAATTTTAACATCTTTCGCATAACGAACTAGGGGAGACGACGTTCCCTGACCCTGAGTCCCAACGGGACGTTAGGGACTGGCACGGAGTTTGCGGATGCAAACGAGTGACAGAAAGGGAATGTGGCACAGCCCAAGCGAGGCCGCAAGTGCCGAAGCGCAGCGTTTCCCCGTTGTTATACGACGTATGGATGCTATACCAAACTATTGCCGAATCCTAATTGAGTTAATTTTTCTATTAATTCATCTTTAGATATTTTATTAATTAATAAATATTTCAAAGTTTTTTTCAAATATAGTTCCAGGATTGGTAAATATTTTTCGACATCTTCCTCTTTATATTTTCCATTATGTACAAGTGCAGAGCGAATATCGTATGCAAATTTCATATTTTTGAAAATTTCTTTTGATTCCTCGATATTTTCACCAAGCATTACTGCTACGTTTCTAGAAATAGTATATCTAATTTGATCTTTTCCATTGTTGAAAAGAACTTCGAAAGCAATTAAGATTGATAAGAAAGAGAAATAATCACTATTTGTGAATGATTTATCAAGATGATCAATTGCGATGTTTATATAGTCATGAAGATTGGAAGTTTTTATATTTTCTAATGAATATAGTTGATCCCAATTGTCTATTTCAAATAATCCGTTTAAGTTTCCTATTGCCTGATTTCCTATTGTGGCTATGATATTTAGGCTTTGATTTACTGGATTTTTTATTACAAGATTAAATTCTGGGAACTTTATACTCCCTCTTGAGAATGTATTGAGAATTTTCTTTTTAAATTCCAAATTATTTATCTGAATTTTGGATCTTTGTAAATATGCATTTGGCCAAAGAGGATTGTTGGTTGGAAAATTTAAGTCATTTATTTCTAATTCTGGTAAATCTAGTTCCTGAGTAAGGTAATAAAATTTTTCACCTGTTCTAAATAGAAAATATCCAAATTCATAGAATCTGTCTCTTTTGTATAAATCATATAACATTTTCTCGCCCGTTCTATGATCCAATTGGTGAATTTCGATATTGAGAAATTTATTTGCCTTTAATATTTCGGAACTAGCATTGATTATAGGAGCGAAAATATATACTTTTGACTGATATTCCATTTGATTATCCATATGTCGTATAACGAACTAGACTTAATGACGTAGGCTGGCCCTGAGTCCCGACGGGACGTTAGGGACTGGCCACGACACTTGCGTAGGCAAGGGGAGTGCCAGAAGCCTATGTGTCGGAGACCGAGCGAGGCCGTAAGTGCCGAAGCGAAGCGTTAAGGCGTTGTTATATGCAGTGCCATGTTTATGTAATATTTCTTTTTAAGAAATTGAAATTATCCAATTTTCATTTTTGCTATACTTATATTTGTTTTCAATGATAATCGTTTTATCATTTATCCATTTCCATGAAAGGTAATAGACAAATTCCCCGAAATGGGGTTCATTTTTTGTAATAAGTTTTCTAGAAATTTCATTTTCGAATTTATCAAATAATGTCCAATATAGTTTTACAAAATCTAAATCCCATTCACACCATAATGCAATTTTAAATTTTTTATTTGGAGATAATACTTTTTTATTTTTTATAAAGAAGTGGTAAGTGATATTCTTCTGTATACAATTACTATATGCTTGAACTAGTTGTTTAATATCCCAATCTTCTTTTTTTGCTAGTTTTAACATTCCTTCATGGATGAAATCAAGTAGCATTTTCTTTTTTTCAAATTGAGTTGAACTATTATATAATTCAAAATTAAATTGAAGTTCAGTAGTGATTACGTCATTACCTATTAAATTGTGTTCAAATGTCCGATCTTTTATATTTGCATTTGCCTTAATAACACATTTTTTTATTTCCCCAGTTTTTAAGTTATCTTTTAGTGATGACCAATATAACTCACTAACACAGTGTGTTTCGGAATAAAATTCTTTTTGTTTAGCATTGTGATTTTCTGAACTTATGGAAATTTCTTTTAAACTCAGTATTTTCTTCCTTTTCTTTAATATATTTTTATGGCATTACGCATAACGAACTAGACTAACCGACGTAGGCTGGCCCTGAGTCCCGAACGGGACGTTAGGGATTGGCGCGACACTTGCGCATACAAGGGGAGTGCCAGAAGCCTATGTGTCGCAGACCGAGCGAGGGCGTAAGTCCCGAAGCGAAGCGGTTAGTCGCTGTTATGCGAAGCGATTTACTGTTAGAAATTATCTTCTGCTTCGAGAATCGTTTTGAAATTTTTTATAGGATTAACAAAATCAATATCCATTCCCTCATCTCCTATGCCAATTTTAGAAAAAGGAATTCCTAGATTGTGGCAGATAAAGTTCAACGTATCGCATAGAATTTTGTTAATTCGAGTACCAGCTATTACGCGTTTTATTTTTAAATCATAGTAATATTCTTGATGACAGAGAATTCGGATTTCTTTTTCGTAATTCCATTCAATATACTTTGAAAATAGTATTGTTCTAGCTATTTCATCAGTCTCCATATTATTATTTAAATTTATTCCTGCGAAAACGCCCCCGTAATTTACTCTTTGAATATATTTATTTTCATTTAACTCAACTTCAATTGCTACGCCATCAAATCCATTTGCATAATGTGCCCATAGTAAATGTGAATTGTAGATTGATGATAGTGAGCATACTTTATATTGTTTTTTTTTATCTACAATTCCATTAATTATTTCGCTTACTTTCTTTACTTCGTTGTTATAGCTGTAGGCAAATTGGCCTTCCATTGGATCATTTAATTTCAGCCAGTCTGAACAATATAATCTTTTGTTTATAATTATATCTAAAATATGGTCAAATTGCAAAGACGATTTAAATTTAAATGCCTTTACTTTCTTTTTTCTTTGTTCTTGTGTATTGTTTGTTTTTCTTTTCATTAGTTTATATATCAATCGGATTGTAAAATCGTTTCGCATAACGAACTAGACTAACCGACGTAGGCTGGCCCTGAGTCCCGACGGGACGTTAGGGACTGGCCACGACACTTGCGCAGGCAAGGGGAGTGCCAGAAGCCTATGTGTCGCAGACCGAGCGAGGGCGCAAGTCCCGAAGCGAAGCGGTTAGTCGCTGTTATACGCCGTTTTTTATAATAAATTGGTAGAGGGAGAATAACAAAATTTAATTATTTTTTCGGTAATTTAGATTTTGAGGTAGCTAGTATACTCTTTCGGATTCGTCAAACCTAAAGTCTTTGTTTAAATCTTTGTATTTTTTTAGAATATTCTCTTTGTTATCATACAAAATCCATTCATCATAATTATCATCATGATCAAAATCGGTAAATTCACTTATTTTCTTTCCTAATCTATCATATGAAATTTCTATCGTAAAAAACTCGAGGTTATATGGATTTAAATATTCTAATTTCAAAATTCCTTCTAAATTATAATACTTAGCGGTTTTTCGAATTTCTGAATCATCTATGTAACATTCTTCTGACACTAATATTTGATCAATTTTACTAAGACCGCGAATGCATTTTTTATCGTAATCAAAATCATACACAACTGAAGAATTAGTAATGGAATTTTTCAATTTCATGTTTTTATCGATTTGGGTAATAAAGAGAATTAGAAAGAAAATATTTGAAACAATTAAAATTCCACATAATAAGTTTAAAAGTGCTATTTTGTCTTTCTTTAATGATAATTCTTTTAAACTTTCATAATGATGTTGTTTTATATGTTTAATATCATCTTCTTCAAATTGTTCTTCCGGAAGATTTCCGATATCAATTATAGATAAGGCTTTCTCAAACTCTTCATCTGGAACGTAAACTTCAATTAAATTGGAATGTCTTGGAATTATTCCATTTAAAACATCTAAGTCTTCTCCCTTTGTAATTGCTCTTATATTTTGAGATTTTAGTGACGCTTCTATAATTTTTATTTTTGTATAGTCGATTGAAGTAAAAACTAATTTCATCTAAATAATTCCTTTTTTTAATAAGTATTTTTTAAAAATGGCGTATAACGAACTAGTGGAGACGACGTTCCTCGTAGCTGAGCCTACGAAGTAGGCGTTAGCGTCGGCGCGCTTCTTGCGAGCGCAAGAAAGCGTGACGGAGAGGAATGTGGCACAGCCCAAGCGAGGCCGTAAGTGCCGAAGCGCAGCGTTTCCACGCTGTTATGCGAAGTTCAATATTATTCATTCAACGTCTAAAAGTTGAAAAGTAAGAGGATTTAGATCTATTAGTCTAGCCGTAATTAGCTTTTCTTCTTTTTCTTCAATCAAATAAGATGGAAATTGGTGTACTGTTACTAATAAATTTAATTTTATGCCGTTATTGGTTTTAATTATTAAGAATTCGTTACTCTGGTTTTCATATTTTATATCTTCAGTAGAAGCTTTGCTCGTTTTTATTCCTTTGAATTGGAAAATAGAACTCAAGTCAGACTTTGTGATTTGTGTTAATTGCTTTTTTGAAATATTCCAGGAAACTGATTCCGTTAATGGAATGATTTTGTTTAATGCGACGTCCAGTGCTTTTTCATAGTTTCCCACCTTTAAAAATGGAATCATTTCTTTGATAATAGTTCCTGCAAGATTATCACTGATAATCCATTCCATACCTGAGCCAATATTGATTCTAACTTTTTTATCATTTTTAGATAAGAAAATTAAAATTCCATTGTTTGCATATTTTTGACCTATACCATTTTGATTTGATATTTCATTTGTAAAAGAATTTATATTGTTATCTCCGATAGAATCAATAATTAG is a window from the Leptospira montravelensis genome containing:
- a CDS encoding HEPN domain-containing protein, coding for MEYQSKVYIFAPIINASSEILKANKFLNIEIHQLDHRTGEKMLYDLYKRDRFYEFGYFLFRTGEKFYYLTQELDLPELEINDLNFPTNNPLWPNAYLQRSKIQINNLEFKKKILNTFSRGSIKFPEFNLVIKNPVNQSLNIIATIGNQAIGNLNGLFEIDNWDQLYSLENIKTSNLHDYINIAIDHLDKSFTNSDYFSFLSILIAFEVLFNNGKDQIRYTISRNVAVMLGENIEESKEIFKNMKFAYDIRSALVHNGKYKEEDVEKYLPILELYLKKTLKYLLINKISKDELIEKLTQLGFGNSLV
- a CDS encoding DUF2971 domain-containing protein, with translation MKRKTNNTQEQRKKKVKAFKFKSSLQFDHILDIIINKRLYCSDWLKLNDPMEGQFAYSYNNEVKKVSEIINGIVDKKKQYKVCSLSSIYNSHLLWAHYANGFDGVAIEVELNENKYIQRVNYGGVFAGINLNNNMETDEIARTILFSKYIEWNYEKEIRILCHQEYYYDLKIKRVIAGTRINKILCDTLNFICHNLGIPFSKIGIGDEGMDIDFVNPIKNFKTILEAEDNF
- a CDS encoding putative signal transducing protein; its protein translation is MKLVFTSIDYTKIKIIEASLKSQNIRAITKGEDLDVLNGIIPRHSNLIEVYVPDEEFEKALSIIDIGNLPEEQFEEDDIKHIKQHHYESLKELSLKKDKIALLNLLCGILIVSNIFFLILFITQIDKNMKLKNSITNSSVVYDFDYDKKCIRGLSKIDQILVSEECYIDDSEIRKTAKYYNLEGILKLEYLNPYNLEFFTIEISYDRLGKKISEFTDFDHDDNYDEWILYDNKENILKKYKDLNKDFRFDESERVY
- a CDS encoding TPM domain-containing protein, translating into MKKTILILLLLGLQFCTKQIKNKIEINNYVDDRTNSLSERYTVNTSSKLKNFANKTTVQIVILIIDSIGDNNINSFTNEISNQNGIGQKYANNGILIFLSKNDKKVRINIGSGMEWIISDNLAGTIIKEMIPFLKVGNYEKALDVALNKIIPLTESVSWNISKKQLTQITKSDLSSIFQFKGIKTSKASTEDIKYENQSNEFLIIKTNNGIKLNLLVTVHQFPSYLIEEKEEKLITARLIDLNPLTFQLLDVE